Proteins from one Tenrec ecaudatus isolate mTenEca1 chromosome 8, mTenEca1.hap1, whole genome shotgun sequence genomic window:
- the LOC142454742 gene encoding uncharacterized protein LOC142454742 isoform X4, which yields MRRKTRNFKQKTVRDNKTISDVNDQKSEKDGSQCSDPATNEAIQTDKKHYICGECGKAFSQSANLIVHERIHTGEKPYKCKQCGKAFSHSSNLVVHQRIHTGLKPYPCSVCGKSFSGKSHLIRHQGIHSGEKTYECNECGKAFSRSSGLISHHRVHTGEKPYTCIECGKAFSRSSNLTQHQRMHKGKKVYKCKECGKTCGSNMKIMDHQRIHTGEKPYECDECGKAFILRKTLKEHQRLHRREKPYKCNECGKAFTSNRNLIDHQRVHTGEKPYKCNECGKTFRQTSQVILHLRTHTKEKPYKCSECGKAYRYSSQLIQHQRKHNEEKEAP from the coding sequence atgaggaggaaaACACGAAACTTCAAACAAAAGACAGTTAGAGACAATAAAACAATATCAGATGTGAATGACCAGAAATCAGAAAAAGATGGTAGTCAGTGCTCTGACCCTGCAACAAACGAGGCAATTCAGACCGACAAGAAACATTACatatgtggtgagtgtgggaaagcctttagtcAGAGTGCAAACCTCATAGTACATGAGAGAATCCACACAGGAGAGAAGCCCTATAAGTGTAAGcagtgtgggaaagccttcagtCACAGCTCTAATCTTGTGGTGCACCAGAGAATCCATACAGGATTGAAGCCTTACCCATGCAGCGTATGTGGGAAATCTTTCAGTGGTAAGTCACACCTCATCCGGCACCAGGGAATCCACAGTGGGGAGAAAACTTATGAATGCAAtgagtgtgggaaagcctttagtcGGAGTTCAGGCCTTATTTCACATCATAGAGTTCACACTGGGGAGAAACCGTACACATGTATcgagtgtggaaaagcatttagtCGCAGTTCAAACCTCACTCAGCACCAGAGAATGCATAAAGGGAAAAAGGTTTACAAATGCAAGGAGTGTGGGAAAACCTGTGGTTCCAATATGAAGATCATGGACCACCAGAGAATTCACACTGGAGAAAAGCCTTACGAATGTGATGAGTGTGGAAAGGCTTTCATTTTGAGGAAGACCCTAAAAGAACACCAGAGACTTCATCGTAGAGAGAAACCCTACAAGTGTAACgaatgtgggaaagctttcaCCTCTAATCGAAACCTTATCGACCACCAGAGAgttcacactggagagaaaccctataaaTGTAACGAATGTGGGAAAACCTTCAGGCAGACTTCTCAAGTTATTCTACATTTGAGAACCCACACCAAGGAAAAGCCCTATAAGtgtagtgaatgtgggaaagcctatCGTTATAGCTCACAACTTATTCAACACCAGAGAAAACATAACGAGGAGAAGGAAGCCCCATGA